In Methanobrevibacter boviskoreani JH1, one DNA window encodes the following:
- a CDS encoding ABC transporter permease/substrate-binding protein: MIGELISLFTSQSDLFINLTIEHLEISLIAIILSIIIGLGLGITVSEYPRNKWILTLVNIIYTIPSIALFGFLIPVVGVGDTNAIIALTVYGLLPMVRNTYTGIKTIDPGIIEAAEGMGSTDRQILFKIKLPLALPHIMSAIRNMSVMTIALAGIASFIGAGGLGVAIYRGITTNNIDLVLAGSILITIVALAFDYILLLVEKITKVGQSRKKFFSFLKNKKFIAVVIIAIVALGAYEVYDNYGHETIHVASKSYTEQYILGYMLEELIEHDTDYKVQLTNGISGGTSTIQGGMEKGEFDIYPEYTGVGWMSVLHENNIYSESMFPTLKKEFKEKYNERWLDTYGFQNTYAIAVPNSIAKKYNLKTISDLSAVSNQLTFGAESDYFSRADGYDNLTKTYGLNFKNTMDLDVSLKYDAVSQGKIDVVEVYTTDGRLYDSNLTILQDDKHFFPSYYCCSLVSEETIEKHPDLLPVLNKLNGKISTEEMRQMNYEVDVEKKDPKDVAHDFLVKKGLI; the protein is encoded by the coding sequence GTGATTGGTGAATTAATTTCATTATTTACAAGTCAAAGTGATTTGTTCATAAATCTTACTATTGAACATTTGGAGATATCTTTAATTGCTATTATTCTATCAATTATTATTGGACTTGGGCTTGGAATTACTGTAAGTGAATATCCTAGAAACAAATGGATTTTAACACTTGTAAATATTATTTATACCATTCCTTCTATTGCGCTCTTCGGTTTTCTTATACCTGTTGTAGGTGTGGGGGATACGAATGCTATTATTGCGCTAACAGTTTATGGTTTGCTTCCTATGGTAAGAAACACCTACACTGGAATTAAGACGATTGATCCCGGTATCATTGAAGCTGCAGAGGGAATGGGTAGTACAGATAGGCAGATCTTATTTAAGATTAAGCTACCTTTGGCTTTACCTCATATTATGTCAGCAATTAGAAATATGTCTGTTATGACTATTGCTCTTGCAGGTATTGCATCTTTTATTGGAGCTGGAGGTCTTGGAGTAGCTATCTATCGTGGAATCACAACTAATAACATTGATCTTGTACTTGCTGGAAGTATATTGATTACTATAGTGGCTTTGGCATTTGATTATATACTTTTACTTGTTGAAAAAATTACAAAGGTAGGTCAATCAAGGAAGAAATTCTTTAGTTTCCTTAAAAACAAGAAATTCATTGCTGTGGTTATTATCGCTATAGTTGCATTAGGCGCATATGAGGTTTATGATAATTATGGTCATGAAACCATTCATGTTGCATCAAAATCATATACAGAACAATACATTTTAGGATATATGTTAGAAGAGTTAATTGAACATGATACCGACTATAAGGTTCAGTTGACTAACGGTATTTCCGGAGGTACTTCCACGATTCAGGGAGGTATGGAGAAGGGTGAATTCGACATTTATCCCGAGTATACTGGTGTAGGCTGGATGTCCGTTTTGCATGAAAATAATATATATTCTGAATCAATGTTTCCTACTCTTAAAAAGGAATTTAAGGAAAAGTATAATGAACGATGGTTGGATACTTATGGATTCCAGAATACTTATGCAATTGCTGTTCCAAATTCAATAGCAAAGAAATATAATCTAAAAACCATCTCTGATCTGTCTGCAGTATCTAATCAATTAACATTTGGTGCGGAATCAGATTATTTCTCAAGAGCTGATGGTTATGATAATCTAACTAAAACATATGGTCTTAACTTTAAGAATACCATGGATTTGGATGTAAGCCTTAAATATGATGCTGTTTCACAAGGAAAAATTGATGTGGTAGAGGTTTACACAACTGATGGAAGATTATATGATTCTAATTTAACGATCCTTCAGGATGATAAACACTTTTTCCCGTCTTACTATTGTTGCTCTCTTGTAAGTGAGGAGACTATTGAAAAACATCCGGATTTACTTCCTGTATTAAATAAATTAAATGGTAAAATCTCTACGGAGGAAATGAGACAAATGAATTATGAGGTTGATGTTGAGAAAAAAGATCCTAAAGATGTTGCTCATGATTTCTTAGTTAAAAAAGGATTAATTTAA